In a single window of the Lagenorhynchus albirostris chromosome 19, mLagAlb1.1, whole genome shotgun sequence genome:
- the NUDT19 gene encoding acyl-coenzyme A diphosphatase NUDT19 encodes MSGPLRPGPSSWRRAATVVLAAGWTLPVAAAPPRPPPPAEGFRLLLLLRSARQGFLPGAHVFPGGVLDAADRSADWLSLFAPHHRPPRFGLGPAPPRRATFPVLPDARPGAAAGDEAALPDDVAFRICAIREAFEEAGVLLLRPRGPGPVASEPGRALAPPPALADWRARVRRDPQHFLRLCAHLDCTPDIWALHDWSAWLTPFTQRRGRRFETTFFLCCLCEPPPVFPDLVEVVDCQWSSPSEATESFISKEIWLAPPQFYEIRRLEHFASLSDLHKFCLDRELEGVERWLPITLLTADGTIQLLPGDEMYLEDSNYLENLMSTEKKNEEIMKGGKKFHRIVMYNRHDYNIHVTVQSKYKHVYPKNYVVSKSRL; translated from the exons ATGAGCGGCCCCCTGCGGCCGGGCCCAAGCAGTTGGCGGCGGGCGGCCACCGTGGTGCTGGCTGCGGGCTGGACGCTCCCGGTGGCCGCCGCCCCGCCGCGGCCCCCGCCGCCCGCCGAGGGCTtccggctgctgctgctgctgcgctCCGCGCGCCAAGGCTTCTTGCCCGGGGCGCACGTCTTCCCGGGTGGGGTGCTGGACGCGGCAGACCGCTCGGCCGACTGGCTGAGCCTCTTCGCGCCGCACCACCGGCCGCCCCGCTTCGGCCTGGGCCCGGCGCCGCCCAGACGCGCCACCTTCCCGGTGCTGCCTGATGCCAGGCCCGGAGCCGCCGCCGGGGACGAGGCGGCGCTGCCGGATGACGTTGCCTTCCGCATCTGCGCCATCCGCGAGGCCTTCGAGGAGGCTGGCGTGCTGCTGCTGCGGCCCAGGGGCCCCGGGCCCGTCGCGTCCGAGCCGGGCCGCGCCCTCGCGCCGCCGCCGGCCCTGGCCGACTGGCGCGCCCGCGTCCGCCGAGACCCGCAGCATTTCCTGCGCCTGTGCGCTCACCTAGACTGCACTCCCGACATCTGGGCGCTGCACGACTGGAGCGCCTGGCTCACGCCTTTCACGCAGCGCCGTGGCCGCCGCTTCGAGACCACCTTCTTTCTGTGCTGCCTGTGCGAGCCGCCGCCGGTCTTCCCCGACTTGGTGGAGGTGGTGGACTGCCAG TGGTCATCTCCATCAGAGGCAACTGAAAGCTTCATATCAAAGGAAATTTGGCTTGCACCTCCACAGTTCTACGAAATAAGAAGACTAGAACACTTTGCCTCTCTCTCCGACTTGCACAAATTTTGTTTGGATCGTGAATTAGAAGGGGTGGAAAGATGGCTGCCAATCACATTATTAACTGCTGATGGAACAATCCAGCTTTTACCAG gaGATGAGATGTACTTAGAAGATTCAAACTATTTAGAAAATCTTATGTCcactgaaaaaaagaatgaagaaatcatGAAAGGCGGCAAGAAATTTCACCGAATAGTGATGTACAATCGCCATGATTATAACATCCACGTGACAGTTCAGTCAAAGTATAAACATGTTTACCCTAAGAACTATGTAGTGAGTAAGAGCCGTCTGTAG